A genomic window from Streptomyces sp. NBC_00234 includes:
- a CDS encoding ABC transporter family substrate-binding protein: MSHVGVPRGTARKRRSVALLTTGVLTIPVLAGCSSGSEETSAAVPQDIAPAARDLVRDGGTVNWAIDSMPATLNAYQADADGSTARVTGALLPALFPMDAKGTPRLNPDYLESAKIIEREPKQVVLYKLNQQAVWSNGREIGAPDFVAQWRALSGKDSAYWTARNAGYERIEKIERGSDDLQVRVTFAKPYADWRSLFTPLLPKEVTGSPDSFNDGARSTLKVTAGPFRLRSVSKSKEQLTLDRNPRWWGSEPKLDTLVFRAVKPQDRTEALADGTVDIADVDPAAANRIALAARDGGGNGQPLTHGPAAALTPAAALRSWALANGSDEDRAEAAQAARKKTRKAIASYATEQKSLRDYVVRKSLEPAYTQLALNGESGPLSDDRVRRAVARALDRQELAETVLKPLGLPAEPIGSHLALTGQPGYKDGSGALGDQDTKEAQALLADAGWTQGGALQKPKDTKAGSEADKKKTAEKESGKEAAKTAEEKAEKEEKAKKTEKEEKAGKSDTADRAGEPSGDEGMYIVGQDDKPGERRDEGPATHILAPAPAAGAQSAALLRQAGRFSAAGAAEPVADAKPAKDSDNGDTDTAADGSSKVTAQDKRPGGAAGAYAPVGTAAPAPASVRGPLGKDGVPLSLRFVLPSGPGSQALRSVGEKIAAMLESVGIRTEITKVADDSYFKDHIASGDYDLALYSWPASAYPATDGRPIFAKPEPATDGSLLVEQNYTRVGTDHIDQLFDQAVAELDEDAARDLMKQADARIWAAAGSIPLYQRPQLVAADKKLVNVGAFGFAAPHYQDIGFKKPQAAGSPANRKK; this comes from the coding sequence ATGTCCCACGTCGGCGTCCCGCGCGGGACGGCCCGAAAGCGTCGCTCCGTCGCGCTCCTCACGACGGGTGTGCTCACGATCCCGGTGCTGGCCGGGTGCAGCTCGGGCAGCGAGGAGACCTCCGCGGCCGTCCCGCAGGACATCGCCCCCGCCGCCCGGGACCTGGTGCGGGACGGTGGCACGGTCAACTGGGCGATCGACTCGATGCCCGCGACCCTCAACGCCTACCAGGCGGACGCCGACGGTTCGACCGCCCGCGTCACCGGAGCCCTGCTGCCCGCCCTCTTCCCGATGGACGCCAAGGGCACGCCGCGGCTCAACCCGGACTACCTGGAGTCCGCGAAGATCATCGAGCGGGAACCCAAGCAGGTCGTGCTCTACAAGCTCAACCAGCAGGCGGTGTGGAGCAACGGGCGGGAGATCGGGGCCCCCGACTTCGTCGCCCAGTGGCGAGCGCTGAGCGGCAAGGACTCGGCGTACTGGACCGCCCGCAACGCCGGCTACGAGCGGATCGAGAAGATCGAGCGCGGCAGCGACGACCTCCAGGTCCGGGTGACCTTCGCCAAGCCGTACGCGGACTGGCGCTCGCTCTTCACCCCGCTGCTCCCGAAGGAGGTGACCGGCTCGCCGGACTCCTTCAACGACGGGGCGCGGTCCACGCTCAAGGTCACTGCAGGACCGTTTCGGCTGCGCAGCGTGAGCAAGAGCAAGGAACAGCTCACCCTCGACCGCAACCCGCGCTGGTGGGGCAGCGAGCCCAAGCTCGACACGCTCGTCTTCCGCGCGGTCAAGCCCCAGGACCGCACCGAGGCACTGGCCGACGGCACCGTGGACATCGCGGACGTCGACCCCGCCGCGGCGAACCGAATCGCCCTCGCCGCCCGCGACGGCGGGGGCAACGGACAGCCGCTCACGCACGGTCCCGCCGCCGCTCTCACCCCCGCCGCCGCCCTGCGCTCCTGGGCGCTGGCGAACGGCTCGGACGAGGACCGGGCGGAAGCCGCGCAGGCCGCCCGCAAGAAGACCCGGAAGGCCATCGCTTCGTACGCCACCGAGCAGAAGTCGCTGCGCGACTACGTCGTACGCAAGTCGCTGGAGCCCGCCTACACGCAGCTCGCGCTGAACGGCGAGTCCGGTCCGCTCTCCGACGACCGGGTGCGCCGCGCCGTGGCCCGCGCCCTGGACCGCCAGGAGCTCGCCGAAACCGTCCTGAAGCCGCTCGGACTGCCCGCGGAACCGATCGGGAGCCACCTCGCCCTGACCGGGCAGCCCGGTTACAAGGACGGCAGCGGCGCACTCGGTGACCAGGACACCAAGGAGGCGCAGGCGCTGCTGGCCGATGCCGGCTGGACGCAGGGCGGCGCGCTGCAGAAGCCCAAGGACACCAAGGCGGGCAGCGAGGCCGACAAGAAGAAGACGGCGGAGAAGGAGAGCGGGAAGGAAGCCGCGAAGACGGCGGAGGAGAAGGCCGAGAAGGAGGAGAAGGCCAAGAAGACGGAGAAGGAGGAGAAGGCCGGGAAGAGCGACACCGCTGACCGGGCCGGCGAGCCGTCCGGCGACGAGGGGATGTACATCGTCGGCCAGGACGACAAGCCGGGCGAGCGCCGCGACGAGGGCCCCGCCACCCACATCCTCGCCCCCGCCCCGGCCGCGGGCGCCCAGAGCGCCGCGCTGCTGCGCCAGGCAGGCAGGTTCTCCGCGGCCGGGGCCGCCGAACCGGTCGCGGACGCCAAGCCGGCCAAGGACAGCGACAACGGCGACACCGACACCGCGGCCGACGGCTCCTCCAAGGTCACCGCCCAGGACAAGCGGCCCGGCGGAGCCGCCGGTGCGTACGCCCCCGTGGGCACCGCGGCCCCGGCGCCCGCCTCCGTCCGCGGTCCGCTGGGCAAGGACGGCGTACCGCTGTCCCTGCGCTTCGTCCTCCCGTCCGGTCCCGGCTCCCAGGCGCTCCGGAGCGTCGGCGAGAAGATCGCCGCGATGCTGGAATCGGTCGGCATCCGTACGGAGATCACGAAGGTGGCCGACGACAGCTACTTCAAGGACCACATCGCCTCCGGCGACTACGACCTGGCGCTGTACTCCTGGCCCGCCAGCGCCTACCCGGCGACCGACGGCCGCCCGATCTTCGCCAAGCCCGAGCCCGCCACCGACGGATCGCTGCTGGTCGAGCAGAACTACACCCGGGTCGGTACCGACCACATCGACCAGCTCTTCGACCAGGCGGTCGCCGAACTCGACGAAGATGCCGCCCGGGATCTGATGAAGCAGGCCGACGCCCGGATCTGGGCCGCGGCAGGATCGATTCCGCTCTACCAGCGCCCGCAGCTGGTGGCGGCCGACAAGAAGCTCGTGAACGTCGGCGCGTTCGGCTTCGCGGCCCCCCATTACCAGGACATCGGCTTCAAGAAGCCGCAAGCGGCAGGTTCCCCCGCGAACCGTAAGAAGTAG